One part of the Methanobacterium petrolearium genome encodes these proteins:
- the mcrD gene encoding methyl-coenzyme M reductase operon protein D: MDIEIFPHRLLSTETTEKLLNDLEGVEGIKRMVIQGQRLPPEEINPERRFITIKGEKVDLQVKTGRVLMEIEEEDIIEELKPICENHLPFGYNIHVGTFIRKKKTVTDDMKYGKSVDEIPDEMVGLTDQNAQLSERATIIKKKD; encoded by the coding sequence ATGGACATCGAAATATTCCCACACAGACTTTTAAGCACTGAAACCACTGAAAAGTTGTTAAACGACTTGGAAGGAGTAGAAGGCATTAAAAGAATGGTAATACAAGGACAAAGACTCCCTCCAGAAGAAATAAACCCTGAACGGAGATTCATTACCATTAAAGGTGAAAAAGTGGATCTGCAGGTTAAAACAGGGAGAGTTCTGATGGAAATAGAGGAAGAAGACATCATTGAAGAATTGAAACCCATATGTGAGAATCATCTCCCCTTTGGTTACAACATACACGTTGGAACCTTCATAAGGAAGAAGAAGACTGTCACCGACGACATGAAATACGGAAAATCAGTTGATGAAATCCCTGATGAAATGGTTGGGTTAACAGATCAAAACGCACAACTCAGTGAAAGAGCAACTATTATCAAAAAGAAGGATTAA
- the mmp10 gene encoding methyl coenzyme M reductase-arginine methyltransferase Mmp10 (Mmp10 (methanogenesis marker protein 10) is a cobalamin-requiring radical SAM methyltransferase that creates the methylarginine modification to methyl coenzyme M reductase.), protein MQIIADVGGIPGKDCRGFCKYCYFRKVKDGDPLGCKSCLPGTFGCEQCTTGVRESKNEFIPPFMVINSVKTSMMMGNYGEDDFKINISGGGDVSCYPYLLDITSAFSQWNIPIHLGYTSGKGIDNPQMANDLISHGVEEVTFTVFSTNPELRKTWMGDKNPQASLDALKIFSENCEVHAAAVILPGVNDGEDLRKTCADLEEWGAKAFIMMRFANFRNQGLILGNEPLIEGVTPHSLQEFDELVRSINQEFNLRVTGTPLCDPENNTPFALAKDNDKEYLDILSDVTSEATIISGNVAGPFIEHIFDIMGASDLVNVVVVDQDISCLITQKDLEDIDLNELKETVILPGRAFVHDKKAEEILCRDGVDRIVARGPDKLSVDGEMSGTLSQEDVLKTELIAFQDLIEAINFFGVRKK, encoded by the coding sequence ATGCAAATAATCGCTGATGTGGGTGGAATACCAGGTAAAGATTGTAGAGGATTCTGCAAATACTGTTATTTCCGGAAGGTTAAAGATGGGGATCCCCTCGGATGCAAATCATGCCTACCAGGCACTTTTGGTTGTGAACAGTGCACTACAGGGGTGCGAGAATCAAAAAACGAATTTATACCTCCTTTTATGGTCATAAACTCGGTCAAAACATCCATGATGATGGGAAATTATGGGGAAGATGATTTTAAAATAAACATCAGTGGTGGGGGAGACGTGAGTTGTTATCCCTACCTTTTAGACATTACCTCCGCATTTTCCCAGTGGAATATTCCCATTCACCTGGGTTACACCAGTGGAAAAGGGATTGATAACCCACAGATGGCCAATGATCTCATATCCCACGGCGTAGAAGAAGTCACTTTTACTGTATTTTCCACCAACCCCGAGCTTAGGAAAACGTGGATGGGTGACAAGAACCCTCAGGCATCTCTTGATGCTTTGAAGATATTTTCTGAAAATTGTGAAGTCCATGCAGCTGCAGTAATCCTTCCCGGTGTAAATGATGGGGAAGATCTAAGGAAAACCTGTGCTGATTTGGAAGAATGGGGAGCCAAGGCATTTATCATGATGAGATTTGCTAATTTCCGTAATCAAGGCCTTATACTTGGAAACGAACCCCTAATCGAAGGAGTAACTCCACATAGCCTGCAGGAATTTGATGAACTGGTGCGCAGCATAAACCAGGAGTTCAATCTCAGAGTAACTGGTACCCCTTTATGTGATCCAGAAAACAATACCCCTTTTGCCCTTGCCAAAGATAATGACAAAGAATATCTTGATATTTTATCCGATGTCACTTCAGAAGCAACCATCATATCAGGTAATGTTGCCGGACCATTCATTGAACATATATTTGACATAATGGGGGCTTCAGACCTGGTTAACGTGGTTGTAGTGGATCAGGATATTAGCTGTCTTATCACCCAGAAAGATCTGGAAGATATTGATCTGAATGAATTAAAGGAAACAGTTATCCTACCTGGAAGAGCTTTTGTTCATGACAAAAAGGCAGAAGAAATTCTATGTAGGGATGGAGTAGATCGTATTGTAGCCAGAGGTCCAGATAAACTTAGTGTTGATGGGGAAATGAGCGGTACCCTAAGTCAGGAAGATGTGTTAAAAACAGAGTTAATAGCATTTCAGGATCTAATTGAAGCCATAAACTTCTTTGGGGTAAGGAAAAAATAA
- a CDS encoding MBL fold metallo-hydrolase, producing the protein MKITILYDNNCRPGFKASWGFSCLVETDKNTIIFDTGWDGNILLHNLGLANVQLEKIDGVVLSHAHWDHIGGLNHILPLMRKPKVLLLKSFSQNLKQELRTKTEVLEVKDPQMIVDGVWTTGELGNQIKEQSLVVEIPEMEGEVPGKVLITGCAHPDLKSIIKTAQNVGKGDLKALIGGLHDSRELGMMGKFELLVPCHCTQRKDEIRSKYLNSYEKCAAGDVFKFGEID; encoded by the coding sequence ATGAAAATAACTATACTGTATGATAATAACTGTCGTCCTGGTTTTAAAGCTAGTTGGGGTTTTTCTTGCCTGGTAGAAACAGATAAAAACACAATAATCTTTGACACTGGCTGGGATGGTAATATATTACTCCACAATCTGGGGTTAGCCAATGTTCAATTAGAAAAAATTGATGGGGTTGTACTTTCCCATGCACACTGGGATCATATTGGTGGTTTGAACCATATCCTTCCTTTGATGAGGAAACCCAAGGTTTTACTCTTAAAATCATTTTCACAAAATCTGAAGCAGGAACTAAGAACTAAAACAGAAGTTTTAGAGGTTAAAGATCCTCAAATGATAGTTGATGGTGTGTGGACAACTGGAGAACTGGGAAATCAAATAAAAGAACAGTCGCTGGTTGTGGAGATCCCGGAAATGGAAGGGGAAGTTCCGGGCAAAGTTCTAATAACTGGATGTGCCCATCCTGATCTAAAATCCATAATTAAAACAGCTCAAAATGTTGGTAAAGGGGATTTAAAAGCGTTAATTGGGGGTTTGCATGATTCAAGGGAACTGGGAATGATGGGAAAATTTGAACTGTTAGTTCCATGTCACTGTACTCAGAGAAAGGATGAAATCCGCAGTAAATACCTTAATTCTTATGAAAAATGTGCTGCTGGAGATGTGTTTAAATTTGGAGAAATTGACTAG
- the mcrG gene encoding coenzyme-B sulfoethylthiotransferase subunit gamma, which produces MAQYYPGTSKVAENRRRFCDPNVELEKLREISDEDVVNILGHRAPGEEYPSVHPPLEEMDEPDDAIREMVEPLDGAKAGDRVRYIQFADSMYFAPAHPFLRSRAYLCRFRGADAGTLSGRQIIETRERDLEKVAKELLETEFFDPARSGFRGKTVHGHSLRLDEDGMMFDMLRRQVYNKSTGKVEGVKNQIGDELDEPIILGEPLDEEKLKSITTIYRKDGEAYRDDTDAVEILHRIHVLRSQGGFCPE; this is translated from the coding sequence ATGGCACAATATTACCCTGGAACCAGTAAGGTAGCAGAAAACCGAAGAAGATTCTGCGACCCAAATGTAGAATTAGAAAAATTAAGGGAGATCTCCGACGAAGATGTAGTTAATATATTAGGTCACAGAGCTCCTGGTGAAGAATATCCCAGTGTACACCCACCTCTTGAAGAGATGGATGAACCTGACGATGCCATCAGAGAAATGGTTGAACCATTAGACGGTGCAAAAGCCGGTGACCGAGTACGATACATACAATTCGCAGACTCCATGTACTTTGCTCCAGCCCACCCATTCTTAAGGTCAAGAGCTTATCTATGTAGATTTAGAGGAGCTGACGCTGGTACCCTATCAGGACGGCAAATTATAGAAACCCGTGAAAGAGACCTGGAAAAAGTTGCCAAAGAACTACTGGAAACTGAATTCTTTGACCCAGCTCGAAGCGGTTTCAGAGGAAAAACTGTACACGGACACTCCCTAAGACTTGACGAAGACGGTATGATGTTCGACATGCTGCGAAGACAGGTCTACAACAAATCCACTGGAAAAGTTGAAGGAGTCAAAAACCAGATTGGTGACGAACTCGACGAACCAATAATACTGGGAGAACCACTGGATGAAGAAAAACTCAAAAGCATAACCACCATCTACCGTAAAGATGGTGAAGCTTACCGAGACGACACTGACGCAGTAGAAATACTACACAGAATACACGTACTGAGATCCCAAGGTGGATTCTGTCCTGAATAA
- a CDS encoding cation diffusion facilitator family transporter codes for MEKKTLNKFERLKKGERAAKYATLINFALSIMKGVFGLLSGSVALIADSINSFSDIFASLAVYIGLKLSQRKPDQKFPYGYYKAETLSSLVIAGVIVFSGLEIVIESVQGIINPQPLKIPFIAILVAAISVAVSFLMSRYKQKVGKEIESPALLGDAKHSLIDVFASVLVFVGVLGSYVGYLSLQGVAGLLVSILIIWMGLKIGKNAVLVLLDATLNPERVEQIKKLALSVNGVEGVHEVRVRSSGPYIFSELHLETKKDLSVEKAHEISEKVEKTIKNEIKELETLLVQIEPAKKDTMRYALPVDTNEGLQSEPSSHFGKASYFLIWDVRNGEIKDYQIRENPAKDIEKKRGIKAAEFLVKENVDVILSHELGEGPKYVLSESLIHFLTPEGTTTGEIMDNAQKMME; via the coding sequence ATGGAGAAAAAGACTTTAAATAAGTTTGAAAGGTTAAAAAAAGGTGAAAGAGCAGCGAAGTATGCTACTCTTATCAACTTTGCCCTAAGTATTATGAAAGGAGTTTTTGGGCTATTATCAGGTAGTGTAGCTCTCATAGCTGATTCGATTAATTCTTTTTCTGATATATTTGCTTCTTTAGCCGTTTATATAGGTCTTAAACTTTCGCAACGCAAACCCGACCAAAAGTTCCCTTATGGTTATTACAAGGCAGAAACATTGTCTTCTCTTGTCATTGCAGGAGTTATCGTTTTCAGTGGTCTGGAAATTGTAATAGAATCTGTGCAGGGAATAATTAATCCCCAACCATTGAAAATACCATTTATTGCCATTTTAGTCGCTGCTATTTCAGTCGCTGTTTCCTTCCTCATGTCCCGTTACAAGCAGAAGGTGGGCAAAGAAATAGAATCCCCTGCTCTTTTGGGTGATGCAAAACACAGTCTTATTGATGTTTTTGCATCTGTACTGGTTTTTGTAGGGGTATTGGGATCATATGTAGGTTATTTAAGTCTACAGGGAGTTGCTGGGTTATTAGTGTCTATTTTGATAATCTGGATGGGTTTGAAGATTGGTAAAAACGCTGTTTTGGTACTTTTAGATGCTACCTTAAACCCTGAACGGGTGGAACAAATTAAAAAGCTTGCTTTATCTGTAAATGGAGTGGAAGGTGTCCATGAAGTTCGAGTAAGAAGTTCTGGACCTTACATTTTCTCTGAACTCCACCTTGAGACAAAAAAAGATTTATCAGTTGAAAAAGCCCATGAAATTTCGGAAAAAGTAGAAAAAACCATCAAAAATGAAATTAAAGAACTAGAAACACTTCTGGTCCAGATAGAACCGGCTAAGAAGGATACCATGAGGTATGCTCTTCCAGTGGACACAAATGAAGGTCTGCAATCAGAACCATCATCACATTTTGGGAAAGCATCATATTTCCTGATATGGGATGTTCGTAATGGTGAAATTAAGGATTATCAGATCAGAGAAAACCCTGCAAAAGACATTGAAAAAAAGAGAGGAATAAAAGCTGCAGAATTCCTGGTTAAAGAGAATGTGGATGTGATTTTAAGCCATGAACTTGGTGAAGGTCCAAAATATGTTCTTTCTGAGTCCCTCATACACTTTTTAACTCCAGAAGGTACAACAACTGGAGAAATCATGGATAATGCTCAGAAGATGATGGAATAA
- a CDS encoding ATP-binding protein — MKTITVLSGKGGVGKSTVTASLSVMLANDNKMVAVDCDADAPNLALVLGLEDDDFDSWESLTTGEKIQLSEEKCKSLKFCPKCQGLQKCVDACKYSAITWNQEKDLPEINDLLCVGCGACVLACPVEALTLKKVENGRIGVGQTRYGFPIVSGQLKIGESGSGKVVNELRKKASEIAEDIQADYMILDAAAGIGCPVIASVRGSDYVILVTEPTPVAFWDLSRAIELVDHFNIPCGAVINRCGINRDFTYQLQDYFRDNDIPLLGTIPYDIRFVEALVNLKPAVIYEPNFKKVFEEIMDNCLLDMKNIF; from the coding sequence ATGAAAACCATTACTGTACTATCCGGAAAAGGAGGCGTTGGAAAAAGCACTGTAACTGCATCTTTATCTGTAATGCTTGCAAATGATAATAAAATGGTTGCAGTTGACTGTGATGCTGATGCACCCAATTTAGCTCTTGTTTTGGGTCTTGAGGATGATGATTTTGACAGTTGGGAATCCCTGACAACTGGTGAAAAAATTCAATTGTCTGAAGAGAAGTGTAAGTCACTTAAATTCTGCCCCAAATGTCAGGGTCTTCAAAAATGTGTAGATGCTTGTAAATATTCGGCAATCACCTGGAACCAGGAAAAAGATCTGCCTGAGATAAATGACCTGTTATGTGTTGGATGTGGAGCTTGTGTACTAGCCTGCCCAGTAGAGGCTCTTACTCTTAAAAAGGTTGAAAATGGCAGGATAGGTGTTGGACAAACTCGATATGGATTCCCCATAGTCTCTGGACAGTTAAAAATAGGGGAATCCGGTTCGGGTAAGGTGGTAAATGAGCTTCGAAAGAAGGCTTCTGAAATTGCCGAAGATATCCAGGCAGATTACATGATTTTGGATGCGGCAGCGGGGATTGGCTGCCCAGTCATTGCCTCAGTAAGGGGCAGTGATTATGTCATACTAGTAACTGAACCCACTCCTGTAGCATTTTGGGATCTTAGCAGGGCTATAGAATTGGTAGATCATTTCAATATCCCATGTGGAGCAGTTATCAATCGTTGTGGAATTAACCGGGACTTCACCTACCAGTTACAGGACTATTTTAGGGATAACGACATCCCGTTGTTAGGAACTATACCCTATGATATCAGATTTGTGGAGGCACTAGTTAATTTAAAACCCGCAGTAATCTATGAACCCAATTTTAAAAAAGTTTTTGAAGAAATAATGGATAATTGTTTGTTGGATATGAAGAATATCTTTTAA
- the mcrC gene encoding methyl-coenzyme M reductase I operon protein C — MIGKCTHVVDCRETMGMGEGGGIAQRGTFAECGNEVLAIAMSPGRRHITKPVCEITFALREANILTSTLVLNAGAGVPQDAPTAGGGSLFGLTPKEKEQIKRFKLVVVHLGGVKHHIIYKARLILRHVNRPCIIICEYPVDFEDFAKIGVKTKAVMPEEPKTKGEIVDIISGVIRGETCPQEKLDEIIRKVRLALGGA; from the coding sequence ATGATTGGCAAATGCACTCACGTTGTTGATTGTAGAGAAACGATGGGAATGGGTGAAGGAGGCGGAATAGCCCAGCGTGGGACATTTGCAGAGTGTGGAAATGAAGTACTGGCCATAGCAATGTCTCCAGGAAGGAGACACATAACTAAACCAGTATGCGAAATAACTTTTGCACTGCGAGAAGCAAACATTTTGACCAGCACACTGGTCCTGAACGCAGGAGCAGGAGTACCTCAAGACGCACCCACTGCCGGTGGAGGCAGTCTTTTTGGACTGACTCCCAAGGAGAAAGAACAAATAAAAAGGTTCAAACTTGTGGTAGTACATCTGGGAGGGGTTAAACATCACATAATATACAAGGCCCGCCTGATTTTACGTCATGTAAATCGGCCATGTATCATTATATGCGAATACCCCGTGGACTTTGAGGATTTCGCAAAGATCGGTGTCAAAACCAAAGCAGTTATGCCCGAAGAACCTAAAACCAAAGGTGAAATTGTGGACATAATAAGCGGAGTTATAAGAGGAGAAACCTGTCCCCAAGAGAAATTGGATGAAATTATTAGAAAGGTGAGATTAGCATTAGGAGGTGCATGA
- the mcrA gene encoding coenzyme-B sulfoethylthiotransferase subunit alpha, protein MADKMFIRALKEKFEEAPEDKTTTFYKYGGWRQSERKREFVEAGKEVAAKRGIPQYDPDVGTPLGQRVLMPYQVSTTDTFVEGDDLHFVNNAAMQQFWDDIRRTVIVGLNTAHNVIEKRLGKEVTPETITHYLETVNHAMPGAAVVQEHMVETHPLLTADSYVKVFTGNDEIADEIDQRYVLNINKEFPEHQADVLKAEVGDGMWTVVRIPTIVSRTCDGGTTSRWSAMQVGMSMISAYKQAAGEAATGDFAYAAKHAEVIHMGTYLPVRRARGENEPGGIAFGFLADICQSSRKHWEDPVRVTLDVVASGAMLYDQIWLGSYMSGGVGFTQYATAAYTDNILDDFTYYGKEYVEDKYGGITEAPNTLDTVLDVASEVTFYGLEQYEEYPALLEDQFGGSQRAAICAAASGCSTGFATGNAQTALSGWYLSMYLHKEQHSRLGFYGYDLQDQCGASNVFSIRGDEGLPLELRGANYPNYAMNVGHQGEYAGISQSAHIARGDAFVLNPLVKIAFADKNLIFDYTEVRSEFAKGALREFEPAGERALISPAK, encoded by the coding sequence ATGGCTGACAAAATGTTTATAAGAGCATTAAAGGAAAAGTTCGAAGAAGCCCCTGAAGATAAAACAACCACCTTTTACAAATATGGAGGATGGAGACAATCCGAAAGGAAAAGGGAATTCGTGGAAGCTGGTAAAGAAGTAGCAGCTAAACGTGGAATCCCACAATACGACCCAGATGTGGGTACACCTCTAGGACAAAGGGTATTAATGCCCTACCAGGTTTCCACAACCGACACCTTTGTAGAAGGTGACGACCTTCACTTCGTAAACAACGCCGCCATGCAGCAGTTCTGGGATGACATCCGAAGAACTGTTATCGTGGGATTAAACACTGCACATAATGTTATAGAAAAAAGGTTAGGTAAAGAAGTTACCCCTGAAACAATCACCCACTACCTGGAAACTGTAAACCACGCAATGCCTGGTGCAGCAGTTGTCCAAGAACACATGGTGGAAACCCACCCTCTACTAACTGCCGACAGTTACGTGAAAGTGTTCACTGGTAACGACGAAATTGCTGATGAAATCGACCAGAGATACGTCCTTAACATCAACAAAGAGTTCCCAGAACACCAAGCTGACGTCCTCAAAGCAGAAGTAGGAGATGGAATGTGGACGGTTGTACGTATTCCAACCATTGTATCCCGAACCTGTGACGGTGGTACCACCTCACGATGGTCCGCTATGCAAGTTGGTATGTCAATGATTTCTGCCTACAAACAGGCTGCAGGTGAAGCCGCTACCGGTGACTTTGCATACGCAGCAAAACACGCAGAAGTTATCCACATGGGTACTTACCTACCTGTAAGAAGAGCTCGAGGAGAAAACGAACCTGGAGGAATTGCCTTCGGATTCCTGGCTGACATCTGTCAGTCCTCCCGAAAACACTGGGAAGACCCTGTCCGAGTAACTCTGGACGTTGTGGCCTCTGGTGCCATGCTATACGACCAGATCTGGCTAGGATCTTACATGTCTGGTGGTGTTGGATTCACCCAATACGCTACCGCTGCCTACACTGACAACATCCTCGACGACTTCACCTACTATGGTAAAGAATACGTCGAAGATAAATACGGTGGAATCACGGAAGCACCAAACACACTGGACACTGTACTGGACGTAGCATCTGAAGTAACATTCTACGGTCTCGAACAGTACGAAGAATACCCAGCACTCTTAGAAGACCAGTTCGGAGGATCACAGAGAGCAGCTATCTGTGCTGCAGCATCTGGTTGTTCCACTGGATTCGCTACCGGAAACGCTCAAACTGCTCTAAGTGGATGGTACCTATCAATGTACCTGCACAAAGAACAGCACAGCAGACTCGGTTTCTATGGTTACGACCTACAGGACCAGTGTGGAGCATCCAACGTGTTCTCAATTAGAGGAGACGAAGGATTACCACTGGAACTAAGAGGAGCTAACTACCCCAACTACGCCATGAACGTGGGTCACCAGGGTGAATACGCTGGTATCTCACAATCAGCACACATTGCCCGTGGAGACGCCTTTGTGCTTAACCCACTGGTCAAAATTGCCTTTGCCGACAAAAACCTAATCTTCGATTACACCGAAGTAAGGTCTGAATTCGCTAAAGGTGCACTAAGAGAATTCGAACCAGCCGGAGAAAGAGCTCTCATTTCCCCAGCCAAATAA
- the mcrB gene encoding coenzyme-B sulfoethylthiotransferase subunit beta: MAKFEDKVDLYDDRGNLVEEQVPIEALSPLKNPAIKGIVQGIKRTVAVNLEGTENALKTAKVGGPACKILGRELDLDIVGNAEAIAAKAKEMIQVEEGDTTNVELLGGGKRVLVQIPHARFEAAAEYSAAPLVTANAFIQAIIDVCDVDMYDANMVKAAILGRYPQSVEYMGGNIATMLDIPQKLEGPGYALRNILVNHVVAATLKNTMQTSALSSILEQSAMFEMGDAVGAFERMHLLGLAYQGMNADNMVFDLVKDNGATGTVGSVIESTVERAKADGVIGVEKDLNGFSVYGTDDLAKWNAYAAAGLIAATMVNQGAARAGQGVSSTILYYNDILEFETGLPSVDFGRAEGVAVGFSFFSHSIYGGGGPGIFNGNHIVTRHSKGFAIPCVAAAMALDAGTQMFSPEATSGLIKEVYSQVDAFREPLKYVNEAAAEIKNQV, translated from the coding sequence ATGGCAAAGTTTGAAGATAAGGTCGACTTGTACGATGACAGAGGCAATCTAGTCGAAGAACAGGTCCCCATAGAAGCCTTAAGTCCATTGAAGAACCCTGCAATCAAAGGGATTGTACAAGGTATCAAAAGGACTGTAGCAGTGAACCTCGAAGGTACAGAAAATGCTTTGAAAACTGCAAAAGTTGGTGGACCAGCATGTAAGATACTGGGCCGAGAACTTGATCTGGACATTGTAGGGAATGCTGAAGCTATTGCAGCTAAAGCAAAGGAAATGATACAGGTCGAAGAAGGTGACACTACCAACGTTGAACTGTTAGGTGGAGGAAAAAGGGTATTAGTCCAAATTCCACATGCCCGGTTTGAAGCAGCAGCTGAATACTCAGCCGCACCTCTGGTAACTGCTAATGCATTTATCCAGGCTATAATTGACGTTTGTGACGTCGATATGTACGACGCTAACATGGTCAAAGCAGCCATCCTGGGACGATATCCACAGTCTGTGGAATACATGGGTGGAAACATAGCAACCATGTTAGACATACCACAGAAACTGGAAGGTCCAGGATATGCTCTGCGTAACATTCTGGTTAACCACGTGGTAGCCGCAACCCTGAAAAACACCATGCAAACATCTGCTCTATCCAGCATCCTGGAACAATCAGCTATGTTTGAAATGGGTGACGCAGTCGGGGCATTTGAAAGAATGCACCTATTAGGACTGGCTTATCAGGGAATGAACGCCGACAACATGGTTTTTGACTTGGTTAAAGATAATGGTGCCACTGGTACTGTTGGATCAGTCATAGAATCCACGGTGGAAAGAGCAAAAGCTGATGGTGTAATCGGTGTAGAAAAAGATCTGAACGGATTCAGCGTCTATGGAACCGATGACCTGGCTAAATGGAACGCATACGCAGCTGCTGGACTCATAGCAGCCACCATGGTAAACCAGGGTGCTGCTCGTGCAGGACAAGGTGTTTCATCAACCATTCTATACTACAACGACATTCTAGAATTCGAAACTGGACTACCAAGCGTAGACTTCGGTCGAGCTGAAGGTGTAGCTGTAGGATTCTCTTTCTTCAGCCACTCTATATATGGTGGTGGAGGTCCTGGTATCTTTAACGGAAACCACATCGTGACTCGACACAGTAAAGGGTTTGCCATACCATGTGTGGCAGCAGCCATGGCATTAGACGCCGGTACCCAAATGTTCTCACCTGAAGCAACCTCCGGACTTATCAAAGAAGTTTACAGTCAAGTAGACGCGTTCCGAGAACCACTGAAATACGTGAACGAAGCAGCAGCGGAGATAAAAAACCAAGTCTAA
- a CDS encoding methyl-coenzyme M reductase glutamine C-methyltransferase, translating to MSHKPTITVLTPEFYSYGALLIAGILQKHGFSVKLQKGFNQEINTDIIFLSLQSTIHLLKYQEELNDINAFKIIGGPVTLSPELIFRCLSVDLVVVGEGENTIYNILRVFEKKSILEKIETSTLQGSDFKDLEGVAFHENGKIITTSSGSPASLDKQLSLVPTDISSENIRGANVYLETHRGCPGNCGFCGVPCFFGRKVRSRPLEDILREVKHFLKKGAKKIAISGGTGSLYGSGKFKNVDEEAFIELLQGISNLTGPKNLTIPDIRVDLISDDILEAISKYSNGWVFFGIESGSDQILRHMKKGITVDQVREAVKMARKHNIKTAGSFIVAYPTEEEEDFQDTLDLADELMLDDYFISIAEPIPGTDLGDEVTDLPLEDNILFHESQKYKRHNLSLAEERALDLMMESYVFRSYPVPMTQNLLDNLIAEVKSQGDHIKSVTKLIKNPKKGQSE from the coding sequence ATGAGCCATAAACCAACAATAACTGTTTTGACTCCTGAATTTTATAGTTACGGTGCCTTACTAATAGCCGGAATTCTCCAAAAACACGGTTTTAGTGTAAAACTTCAAAAAGGATTTAACCAGGAGATAAATACCGATATTATTTTTTTAAGTCTCCAATCCACCATCCACTTACTTAAATATCAAGAAGAATTGAATGACATAAATGCCTTCAAAATCATTGGTGGCCCAGTAACACTGTCCCCTGAACTAATTTTTAGGTGTCTTTCTGTGGATCTGGTGGTGGTGGGTGAGGGTGAAAATACCATATATAATATATTAAGAGTTTTTGAGAAAAAATCCATACTTGAAAAAATTGAGACTTCCACCCTTCAAGGCTCTGATTTTAAAGATTTGGAAGGTGTTGCCTTCCATGAAAATGGCAAGATTATAACTACAAGTTCAGGATCCCCTGCATCTTTGGATAAACAATTATCACTAGTTCCAACCGATATCTCATCTGAAAACATCAGAGGAGCCAATGTTTATCTGGAAACTCATCGTGGCTGCCCTGGCAACTGCGGATTCTGTGGAGTGCCCTGTTTTTTCGGGAGAAAAGTGAGAAGTCGTCCTTTAGAAGATATACTCCGTGAAGTTAAGCATTTCTTAAAAAAAGGAGCCAAGAAAATTGCCATAAGTGGAGGTACAGGTTCACTTTATGGAAGTGGCAAATTCAAAAATGTGGATGAAGAAGCCTTTATCGAACTTTTACAAGGAATATCCAACCTCACAGGACCTAAAAATCTTACTATACCGGATATTAGGGTTGATTTGATTAGTGATGACATTTTAGAGGCTATTAGTAAGTACAGCAATGGATGGGTTTTTTTTGGGATTGAATCCGGCAGTGACCAAATTCTTCGCCATATGAAAAAAGGTATCACTGTGGATCAGGTTCGGGAAGCAGTGAAAATGGCTCGTAAACACAATATAAAAACTGCTGGTTCTTTTATTGTTGCTTACCCCACAGAAGAGGAAGAAGACTTCCAGGACACACTTGATCTGGCAGATGAGTTAATGTTAGATGATTATTTCATAAGCATTGCCGAACCCATACCTGGAACTGATTTAGGTGATGAAGTAACTGATTTGCCCCTGGAAGATAACATCCTATTTCATGAAAGCCAAAAGTATAAACGACACAACTTAAGTCTGGCTGAAGAAAGAGCCCTGGATTTGATGATGGAATCCTACGTATTTAGAAGTTATCCTGTTCCCATGACACAAAATCTCTTGGATAACCTTATAGCTGAGGTTAAATCTCAGGGGGACCATATAAAAAGTGTTACCAAATTGATTAAAAATCCAAAAAAAGGTCAATCTGAATAA